The bacterium genome includes the window GGCCGGGCCGGACGTAGAACTCACTTTCGATGAGCCCGAACTCCTTGGCCGGCGGCAGCGGCGTCCTGGGATCCACGATGACGGCCCCGTACATGCCGCTGCTGATGTGCATGAACGCCGGCGGCGTGCCGCAGTGGAACATGAACACGCCCGGGTCCTTCGCGATGAAGCTGAAGTTCAGATTCTTCCCCGGAGCCACCGGCTGGTACCAGACGTTCCACGGCGTCGTCGCCGCATGGAAGTCGACCGAATGTGCCATCGGCGTCTTGTTCAGGAACGACACCCGGACCTCGTCACCCTGTCGCACGTGGATCAACGGCGCCGGCACGGAGCCGTTGAAGGTCCACAGCGGCACGCGCACACCGGGAGCGATCTCTTGGACCTGGTCCTTGGCGACCACCGTTACGTGCTTGACGTGCTGCGGCCCCGCCGGCGGCACTGTCGCGTCGTACACGCCGTTCTCGCCGTTCTGGGCCGACACGGGCGGCGCGCCCGGGAGCGCGAGCAGCGCGGCGCTCGCGATGACCGCCAGCGTCAGAGCCCCCTGACGAGTGCGTCGATTCGCACGAGAGTTCATCATGGTCTCCCTCCTCCAAGGGCGAATCTCGACGCCGCTCCGGGCTCATTCCGGTCCCGGGCGAGGTCGGCAAGCATGATCCCCGCCATCAGCTCCATCACCTGCGGTCGTACGGTTTTCCACGTCCCATGCAATAGGCAGGGGTGATCCTCGGCGCACGCGTGGCTCCAGAAGACGCAGCGCGTGAACAGGTCCCGCCCTTCGATGCCTTCCAGGATCTCGCGAACGTTGATCTCCTGAGGAGTTCTGGCAAGCGCGTAGCCCCGCTGCCGTCCCCGGTGCGACCGCAGGACGCCGTGCCGGGTCAACTTGCGGAACGTCTTCGCGAGAAACATCCGCGGCAGCGTCTGTGCGTCGGCGACGGCTTTGACCGTCGCCACGGTCCCGGGACGCTGCTGCGCCAGGTACGTCATACCGGCTAACCCGTATTCGCTTTCACGATTGAGCTTCATCGACGCCCCCGAGTGCGCAGACTCAAAAGACCTTTATGGTCTCAATGACACAGATATCAAGCGTTCTTGTCGAATGCATCGGAGCCGGACCCGATTTTGCATCGGGTCCTCGCCCGGCGGGGCCGCCCGCGCGCCGTTGCCTGACCGTGCGGCGTTTGCGCCGGAACAAAGACGCCGAAGCGTATCCGTCGTACAGTGCATGGCGGACGAGCCCGTCGCCGCGGCCCGGCTGAGGGGAGGAGCAACCCTATGAGGTCGTACCGGACGGCCGTCGCGTTTCGACCCGATCGCTTCAATCCCGTTCCGATCGCGCAGAGCGAACGCGCGAGAGTGCTGTTGGCGTGCCTCGAACCCGGGCAGTTCATCCCCGTTCACCAACCGGCGGTCGACGTCACGATCGCGGTGTTGGAGGGCGAAGGAACGCTCGTCGTGGGCGACCGCGAGGCATCGGTCGGACCGGGAGCCATCGCGTTCGCACCGGCGGGAACAGCCCGAGGGCTTAAGGCCGCCACCCGGCTCGTCGTCCTCAACGTCGTCACCCCGCCGCCGACCGACGCCGATCACGCCGAGGTTGCCGCGGGGCTCCGACGCGGGCGCTGGCGCTGAGTTCGAGGGTGAGCGCCGGCCGGGTCCGTCTGCCACTGGTCGCCCTCGGGATGCTGGCGTTGCTGGCCGGCCTGTGGGCGGGACTGATCCGGATTGGGTGGGCGGTGCCGCCGCTGCAGGCGGCCCTGGCGTCGGCTCATGGGCCGCTCATGGTGTCGGGCTTTCTGGGAACGGTGATCGGCCTCGAGCGGGCGGTGGCGGTGCGCCACCCCATCGCGTACGCCGTGCCCCTGATGAGCGGCTTGGGCGGCCTCGGCTTGGTCCTCGGTGTCCCCGCGCCGGCGGCGCCGTTGCTGATGACGATGGCGAGTGCCGGGCTGGTGGCGATCTTCGCGTCCGCCTTCCGGTCCCGTCCGGCCCTCTTCACCGGAGTCATGGGCGCCGGCGCGATTGCCTGGCTCGTCGGAAACGCCCTTTGGCTTTCCGGCGTGCCGATCTACGGCGCGGTCTCGTGGCTCGGAGGCTTCCTCGTGCTCACTATCGTAGGCGAACGCCTGGAATTGAGCCGCCTGGCCAGGCCGGGGCGGCTGAGCCGGGATATCTTCCTCTTTGCCGTCACCGTCTATCTGGCCGGGCTTCTCCTAACGTTGCGCGCCCCGCAGATCGGCCCGCGCCTCGAAGGGCCCGGGATGCTCGGCCTCGCCCTGTGGCTGCTGCGTTTCGACATCGCGCGGCACACGGTCCGGCAAACCGGACTCCCCGGGTTCATCGCGGTGAGCCTGCTCTCAGGCTACGTCTGGCTGGGAATCAGCGGGAGCCTGTGGATCCTCTTCGGTGGATCGGTTGCCGGCCCGCTCTACGACGCGACGTTGCACGCCCTGTTCTTGGGCTTCGTGTTCGCCATGATCTTCGCGCATGCACCGATCATCCTGCCGGCGGTGTTGGGCGGTCCCGTTTCGTATCGCGCGAACTTCTACGGGCCGCTCGCGCTTCTGAATCTCTCCTTGATCGTCCGGCTCTCTGGGGACCTCGGAGGATCGGGCGAAGCCCGGCGGTGGGGCGGTCTGTTGGGCGTCGTGGCCATACTGGCGTTTGTGGCCAACACCGTGCGGACCGTACTGGAAACCCGGCAGGCTCACCGCGGCCACTGATGGTCTGGTACATCCTCGTCGTGTCGCTGCACATCCTCGCCGCGTGCGTGTGGATCGGCGGGATGGCTTTTCTCGCAGCCGCGGTCCTGCCCGTACTCCGCCGGCCCACGTACGAGACCGTGGCCGCGTCCCTCATCCACGCCGTCGCCGTTCAATTCCGCTGGATCGCATGGGCGGCGCTCGGCCTGCTGGTCGCCACGGGGATCGCGAACCTGCATTTTCGTGGATACGGCTGGGCGGAGGTACGAAACGGATCCGTGTGGCAGAGCGGGTTCGGCCGTGTCCTCGGCGTCAAACTCGTGCTCGTCGCGCTGATTCTGGTCATCAGCGCGTGGCACGACGTCGTGGTGGGCCCTCGGTTTACCCTCGCGGCGCGGGAGGACCCCCGCTCGTCCCGCACGCGGCGCCTTCGCCGCCTGGCAGCGTGGATCGGACGGCTGATGCTCATTCTCTCGGTTGCCATCGTGGCGCTCGGGGTCATGCTCGTCCGCGGCGTCCCACAGTAGGTCACCACCCGAGCCGCTCCTTGAGCTCGCGGGACATCATCTGGGGCTCCCAGGGAGGAGTCCAGACCAGGTCGACATCGACGCCGGCGACGTCGGGCAGAACGCCGACCGCCTGTCGCACGGCGTCGGGAATCATCTCATTCATCGGGCACAACGGCGTGGTCAGCGTCATCGTCACGAACACCCTGCGCCCGATCACCTGCACGTCGTACACCAGGCCCAGGTCGACGATGTTCGCGCCGAGCTCCGGGTCGACCACTCCACGCAACGCGTCTTGTACGTGTTCCGATGTCACCATCGGTCGTTCCCCTCCGTCCGCCGCGGCCTACGTCCGGCCGACGCGCACTCTCCAGACCTCCGGCCCTTGCTCCAGATACGTCCAGGTGAACGCTCCCGGCTGCTCCGCCTGGAATTGGTAGTAGAGCGGCTTCGGATCGTGATCGTTGACGAGGATGAAGGCGCGTCCCGGACCGAGCGTACCGAACGTCTCGAAGATGATGGTGTGACGCCGGGCCGGCGGCAGCGACCGAACATCGAGGGTGGCGTCTTCGTTCGTGGGGGCGCGCTCGGGCGGAGCCTCGTGCATCCGCGCGATAATCCGCTGCTGCTCGGCCTCCGGCACATACTGCGCAAGCAGCGCCATGTAGACCTGTTCTTCCTTCTCCAAGTGCACCTCGAACAACGCCTGCAGTTGCCAGGCCAGGCGCGTCAGGTCCCGGGTGACCTCGCCGCGCCCGGCCTGCCCGGCACTCCTCAGGCGTCCCGCCGCTTCCTCGAGAGCCCGGACGTACCCCTCGATTGCCCGATGATCCAGCCGCATCGTGGCGGTGGCCATGCCGTGCGCCCTGAGGAGCGGCTCGACCGCGGGGTACAGGTGTCGGTCCTCGCCAGCGGCGTGGGGCAGCAGCTCGGTGCGGAGAAAGCGAATGAGCGGCGCGGGATCGGCGCCCGGCGGGCTTTCGGTCAGCGCGGCGACCCGCTCCGCCATCGTCCGGGCCAGTTCCTCATGATGGCGCCGCAATGCGTCTCGTGCCGTCGTTGTCGTCATGGCTGTCCCTCCCAATCACTCGGGCGACGTTCCGGATCCGGCCGGCGAGCGGTTGTCGGCGATCGCGTCGAGCCGCTCCGGTTGGACGATCAGCAGGCGCTCCCGGCCGGCCTCCACCACGCCGAGCTCTTCCCACCGGCTGACAATGCGGCTCGCGGTGTACAACGTCGTTCCGGTCAGCTCCGCGAGGTCCTGCCGCGACAACGGCAGATCGATCAGCGTCCCGCGGTCCACACGGCGTCCGACGTGCGCCGCCAGGCGGCGCAGCGCCCGCGCCAGGCGCTGCTCCACCCGCTCCACCGTCAGTTCGGTCACTCGATTCTGCAGTTCGTGCACGCGCGCGATCATGAGGTGCAGCGTGTTCAGCGCAATGGACGGGTACCGCGCCAGCAGGCGCATCATCGCCGGACCTTCCCACGCGAACGCATCGCTCCGCTGCATTGCCTCGGCCGATACCGGGTACACGGTGTCTCCCCAGGCCGCGATGCCGCCAAAGGCCTCCCCGGGCCAGACCATGCGATGGATGACTTCCTCGCCGTCGGCGTGGAGCTCG containing:
- a CDS encoding multicopper oxidase domain-containing protein; protein product: MMNSRANRRTRQGALTLAVIASAALLALPGAPPVSAQNGENGVYDATVPPAGPQHVKHVTVVAKDQVQEIAPGVRVPLWTFNGSVPAPLIHVRQGDEVRVSFLNKTPMAHSVDFHAATTPWNVWYQPVAPGKNLNFSFIAKDPGVFMFHCGTPPAFMHISSGMYGAVIVDPRTPLPPAKEFGLIESEFYVRPGPNNTYQPDAQKVLDVKPDYVVFNGVADQYQEHPLVVRAGQRIRLYVLNAGPTLFSAFHVIGWIFDKVYVDGNPANVLRGIQTYTIPPGGGATFELTIDQPGLYPFVTHAFAFTSKGAVGVIKVLPAK
- a CDS encoding Rrf2 family transcriptional regulator, with product MKLNRESEYGLAGMTYLAQQRPGTVATVKAVADAQTLPRMFLAKTFRKLTRHGVLRSHRGRQRGYALARTPQEINVREILEGIEGRDLFTRCVFWSHACAEDHPCLLHGTWKTVRPQVMELMAGIMLADLARDRNEPGAASRFALGGGRP
- a CDS encoding cupin domain-containing protein; its protein translation is MRSYRTAVAFRPDRFNPVPIAQSERARVLLACLEPGQFIPVHQPAVDVTIAVLEGEGTLVVGDREASVGPGAIAFAPAGTARGLKAATRLVVLNVVTPPPTDADHAEVAAGLRRGRWR
- a CDS encoding CopD family protein, with the protein product MVWYILVVSLHILAACVWIGGMAFLAAAVLPVLRRPTYETVAASLIHAVAVQFRWIAWAALGLLVATGIANLHFRGYGWAEVRNGSVWQSGFGRVLGVKLVLVALILVISAWHDVVVGPRFTLAAREDPRSSRTRRLRRLAAWIGRLMLILSVAIVALGVMLVRGVPQ
- a CDS encoding metal-sulfur cluster assembly factor, which encodes MVTSEHVQDALRGVVDPELGANIVDLGLVYDVQVIGRRVFVTMTLTTPLCPMNEMIPDAVRQAVGVLPDVAGVDVDLVWTPPWEPQMMSRELKERLGW
- a CDS encoding DUF2249 domain-containing protein, producing MTTTTARDALRRHHEELARTMAERVAALTESPPGADPAPLIRFLRTELLPHAAGEDRHLYPAVEPLLRAHGMATATMRLDHRAIEGYVRALEEAAGRLRSAGQAGRGEVTRDLTRLAWQLQALFEVHLEKEEQVYMALLAQYVPEAEQQRIIARMHEAPPERAPTNEDATLDVRSLPPARRHTIIFETFGTLGPGRAFILVNDHDPKPLYYQFQAEQPGAFTWTYLEQGPEVWRVRVGRT
- a CDS encoding Crp/Fnr family transcriptional regulator, producing MTALLVSSPLLKGLTAAQFRAVAAAARHRAVTPHGLFFRQGDSATLIFVLLTGEVKLAELHADGEEVIHRMVWPGEAFGGIAAWGDTVYPVSAEAMQRSDAFAWEGPAMMRLLARYPSIALNTLHLMIARVHELQNRVTELTVERVEQRLARALRRLAAHVGRRVDRGTLIDLPLSRQDLAELTGTTLYTASRIVSRWEELGVVEAGRERLLIVQPERLDAIADNRSPAGSGTSPE